A segment of the Streptomyces sp. XD-27 genome:
GGACCCGGCGCACGGGCCCGCGCTCGCCGCTCTCCTGACGCGGCCCGGCGGCGTGCTGCTGGCCGTCGAGCGGGCCGAGTTGACCCCGATCGCGCTGCTGACCGCCGCTCTGCTCGACCGCGGCTACGCGGGCTTCGACCCGGAGCGGCGCCAGGTGGGCTCCCCGGTGCTGCCCGCCACGCGCTGGGCCGAGCTGTTCGCCCGCGCGGGACTGGGCCAGGCCGGTCACCGCCCGGTCGGCGCGACCTTCGCCGAGCTCCTGTGGGCCCGGCGGCCGGAGACCGCCACCGGCCCGGATCCCGAGTCGCTGCGCGAGCACCTGGGCACCCGGCTCCCGGCGCACATGGTGCCCGAGCGGTTCGAGGTGCTGCCGTGGCTGCCGCTCAGCGCCAACGGCAAGGTCGACCGTACGGCGGTCGCGGCGCTCGCCGCACCGGACGGCGGCCAGGAGACGGACGAACCGCCCCAGGGCGAAAGGGAACAGGCCCTCGCCGCCCTGTGGACGGAGCTGCTGGGCATCTCCACGGTCGGCCGCCGGCAGAGCTTCTTCACCCTCGGCGGCGACAGCCTCCTGGCCACCCGGTTCCTGGCCCAGGTGAAGCAGCGCTACGGCGTCGAGCTGCCCCTGCGCCGCATCTTCGCCGGGCCGAGCCTCGCCGAGGTGGCGGAGGCAGTGGCCCAAGAGCTTGCAGAACAAGGCGACATGGAGGAAGGCGCGCTGTGATCGGCATCATCGGTGGCTACGGGGCCGTGGGGGCCGAGACGGCCCGGCTCCTGAGCCTGTGGGACATCGGCCCGCTGCGGCTGGGCGGACGCGACCCGGAACGTGCCCGGCGGTTCGCCGCCGCGCACCTGCCCGGCGCGGAGGCGACGGCGGTCGACGTGGACGACGACGCGTCGCTGGCGGCGTTCGTCCGGGGCTGCGAGCTGGTCGTGCACTGCGCGGGACCCTCGTACCGGACGGCCGAACGGGTGGCGTACGCGGCGCTGATCGCCGGTGCGCACCATGTGGACGCGGGCGGGGGCGAGCGGCTGGACGCCCTCGGCATGGCGGCGGGTACGCGCAGTCTGCTGTTCGCGGCGGGTGCCGTCCCCGGTCTGTCGGGGCTGCTGCCCCGCTGGCTCGCCGCTCAGGACTTCGACGCGGTGCACGGCCTGACCGCGTACACCGGAGTGCTCGACCGCTTCACCGCGACGGGCGCGGAGGACTATCTGCACGGTGTCCTCGGCGGCGCCAACGAGCCGCTCGCCGCCTGGCAGGACGGCGGCCGCCGGTCCGGGGCGCTGACCCGGCGGGCCGCGGTGGAGCTGCCGTTCTTTCCGCGCCCTGTCGCGGCGTTCCCGTATCTCGACGCCGAGGGTGACCGGCTCGCGCGGGAGCTGTCGCTGGTCCATGGCCGCTGGTACACCGTGCTGGACGGCGAGCATCTGGGCGCCGCGCTGGACGCGGCCCGCGCCCTGGACCGGGGCGAGGCGGTCGCCGGGCTGTGCCGGGCCACCGCGCTGGATGCCGCGGGGCGTACGCCGTACGTGACGTTCCTGGTCCAGGCCGACGGTACGGCAGCCGGCCGCCCCCTCAGCCGTACCGCCGTGTTGCGGGCCCCGGGCATCGCCCGGCTCACCGGCGCCGTCACCGCCGTGGCCGCCCTGGCGGTACTGCGCGGCGAGGCTCCGAGCGGTGCGCATGCCGCCGCGACGGCCCTCGACCCGCAGGCGACTCTCGCACGGTTGCGGGAGACACCGGGGCTGTGCGACGTGACGGTCTTCGACGGGCCGCTCGACGCGCTCGTCACGGTCGAGGAGGGGGTCCTGTGACGGACATACGACAGGGCGCCCCGCGCCAGAGGCTCCGAGTCGTGGTGTGCGGGACGACGTTCGGGCAGTTCTATCTGGCCGCGCTCGCCCGGCTGGCCGAGGAGTTCGAGGTCGTCGGGGTGCTGGGCAAGGGCAGTGCGCGGTCGGCCGCGTGCGCGCGCCGCTTCGACGTGCCGCTCTTCACCGACGTCGGTCAGCTCCCCGATGACGTCGACCTGGCCTGTGTCGTGGTGCGTTCAGGGGTGATGGGCGGGCCGGGTACCGACCTGGCCATGGCTCTGCTGCGCCGTGGCATCCATGTCGTCCAGGAGCAGCCCGTGCACCACGACGACCTCGTGGCGTGCCTGCGCGAGGCGCGGCGGCACAACGTGCGCTACCGGCTCGGGGACCTGTACGTGCGGCTGCCCGCGGTACGCCGCTTCGGCGCGGTGGCCCGTGCGCTACTCGCCCGGCAGCCGGCGGTCTACGTCGACGCCGCCTGCTCCACCCAGGTCGCCTTCCCGCTGCTGCACATCCTGGGCGATGCGCTGCCGTCCGTACGCCCGTGGCGGATCGCGGCGGTGGGTGCCTCGGGCGGGGGCCCGTTCACCCTGCTCACCGGAGTGATCGGCGGGGTTCCGCTCACCCTGCGGGTGCACAACGAGGTCGATCCGGCGGACCCGGACAACCATCTGCATCTGCTGCACCGAGTGACCATCGGGACGGAGGGCGGCAGCCTCACCCTGTCCGATACGCACGGACCCGTTCTGTGGAACCCGCGCCTGCACATCCCGGACGCGGTCAAGAACCGCTTCGACTTCGCCGACGCGGAGTCGGCGCACCTCCGCCGGCCGAGCGCGACGCTGCTCGGCCCGCCGCGGCCGCCGGGCTACGACCGCGTCCTCGGCGAACTGTGGCCGGATGCGATCGGGCGGGACCTGCTGGCGCTGCGTGCCGCGATCCTGGGGGACCCGGGCGCCGAACGCCCGGATCAGTACCACCTGACGCTCTCCAGGATGTGGCAGGACGTCACCTCGGCGCTGGGCTACCCCGCGCTGCGGGAGGGCATGGTCCACCGGCCGCTGCCGGTCGGCGAGCTGCTGGCCGCAGCTGCCACCGTCGAGGACGAGTCCGCCGCCCTCTCCGCTCCCCCGCACCGATCCGCGGACGTTCTCGCATCCGCGGCCGCCGCCGCGCAGGCGCAGGTGCGCGGCGTCACCACCGAGGAGGTCAGCACCTTCGTCGAGCGCCTGGACGAGGCCGTACTGTCCTCGATGCTGCTGGCGCTCCAAGGCCACGGCGTGCTGGACGATCCCGGACGCGGCCACGGCGAGGCCGACATCCTCGACGCGGCGCGCGTGGCGCCCCGGCATCACGGGCTGATCCGGCAGTGGCTGCACGTCCTCGCCGAACGTGGGCTGATCACGGTCCACGACGGCCTGCTCCACGGCGGGCAGCCGGTCGGCACGGCCGATGCCGCCCGGGACTGGGACCGGGCAGCCGAGGCATGGACCGGCCGCCTGGGGTCGGCGGAGTTCATCGACTACCTGCGGCTCAACGCCGAGCGCCTACCGGAGCTGATGACCGGCGAGCAGCAGGCAGCCCTGCTCCTGTTCCCGGAAGGACGGACCGGAACAGCCGACGCCGTCTACCGGGACACGGTGACGGCGCGGTACCTCAACGCGGCGGTCGGCGCGGCCGTCCGCGGCTTCGCGGCGGCAGCGCCCGAGGACCGTACGCTGCGTGTCCTGGAGGTCGGCGCCGGCACCGGGGCGACCACGGAGGCGGTCGCCCGCGCCCTGGCGGAGGACGGGAACCGGGTCGACTACCTGTTCACCGATGTCTCGAACTTCTTCCTCGTCACGGCGAAGGAGCGCTTCGCGCGGCATCCGTGGATCCGCTTCGGGCTGTTCGACATCGACCAGGACCCCGCTGAGCAGGGCTTCTCCCCCGGCTCCGTGGATGTGGTCGTCGCCGCCGGGGTGCTGAACAACGCGCGCGACACCGATGCCACCGTCCGGCGCCTCGTCGAGCTGCTGGCGCCCGGCGGCCGGCTGCTCATCACCGAACCGACCCGCGAGCACCTGGAGATCCTGGCTTCGCAGGCGTTCATGATGACCGCTCCCGAGGACGCCCGGCAGCGGACGGGCACGACGTTTCTGTCACGCGGCCAATGGCTGGAGGCGCTCGCGGGAGCGGGCGTCGAGAACGTGGTGGTCCTGCCGGGCGAGGATCACCCGCTGGCCCCGCTGGGGCAGCGGCTCTTCACGGGGCGGAAGGCGGCCGGTCCGTGCTGAAGTGCAGTCACGTCCTCTGCAAGGTCGACGACCTTCGCGCGACCGTACGGGACTACGAGGAACTCGGGTTCACCGTGGAGTGGGGCAGTGCCCCCGAGCGGGCCCACAACGCGCTGATCTGGTTCGCGGAGGGGCCGTTCATCGAGCTGTTCGAACTGCCCCGTGCCTTCGCGTTCCTGCGGTGGCCGCTCGGCGCCGTCTTCGGGGCGGCTGCGGGAGCGCGCCTGGCCCGGTGGGCGGGGCCGGGCGAAGGGTGGCGCGATCTCGCGCTGGAGACCGCGGACACCGATCTCGCCGGAGTCCGGTCCGCCCTGCGCGGGGCGGGTGTGCCGGTCTCCCGCGTGATGAAGGGCAGGCGCACCCGTCCGGACGGCGGGCCTGTGCGCTACCAGTTCCTCGCGCCGCGCCCGGCCGCGCTGCCGTTCGTCGTCTCCGCCTACGACCCGCCGCAGCGCCCGGCCCGGATCGTCCACCCCAATGGGGCACGGGGCATCGCCCGGGTCCGGATGGGAGTGGCGGAAGCCGACCGGCCCTTCTACGACGCGCTCATCGGTGAGGACCGGTGGCTGGCGGCCGAACCCGCTGCCCGCACGGGGGTCCTGGGCGTGGCGGTGGCCGGGCTGGAGAGCGAACCGGACCCCGCCAAGCTGCACGGTGCCCAGCTCACCGCCGCCACCCGGAAGGACGTGTGAACCATGGATTCGACATCGACATCGACAACGCGGGGCGTGTGGGCGGGCTTCCGGGGTGAGGTGATCACGCCGGGCACGCCTGGGTACGACACCGCCCGGCGCGTGCGGAACGCCCGGATCGACCGGCGGCCCGCGCTGATCGCCCGCTGTACCGGCGCCGAGGACGTCGCCACCGCCCTCGCCCACGCCCGCGCACACCGCCTGCCCGTCGCCGTACGCGGCGGCGGGGCCCACGTCGCGGGCTGGGGGACGTGCGACGGCGGCGTGGTGCTCGACCTCTCCCCCATGAAGCGCGTCGAGGTCGATGCCGAGGCCCGGCTCGCCGTCGCCGAAGCGGGCGTCACCTGGGGCGAGTTCGACCCGGCCACGCAGAGGTTCGGGCTCGCCGTGCCGGGACCGCGCAACACGGGTGTCGGGATCGCCGGCCACACCCTGGGCGGCGGGGTCGGAGACCTGTCCCGGAGGTACGGGCTCACCAGCGACAACGCCGTCTTCTTCGACGTCGTCACGGCCGACGGCAGGCAGGTGCGGGCCGGCGCCGAGGAGAACCCCGAACTGTTCTGGGGTCTGCGCGGCGGCGGGGGCAATTTCGGGGTGGTCACCCGGTTCGGATTCCGGCTCCATCCGGTGAGCGGTGTGGTGGCCGGCCCGCTGATCCACCCGGCGGACCAGGTGCCCGCCGCGCTCCGCACCGCCCGGGACTGGCTCGCCACCGCACCGGACGAGGCGTCGCTGGTCGCCCTCGTCTGGACCGCCCCGCCCCTGCCCTTCGTCCCCGAAGAGCTGCACTTCGAGCGCTGCGCGGTCCTCATCCCGACCTGGTTCGGCGACCCGGGTCGTGCCGACGAGGTGCTCGCCCCGCTGCGCCGTGGCGATCCGAAGCCGGTCTCGGACGGTGTCGCCGCCATGTCCTACGTGGCCTACCAGCGGCTGCTTCCTTCCCCGCCGGACTTCGCCGACCAGCACGTCTACAACCGGGGCGAGCTGCTCGGCGAGCTCTCGGACCCGACGATCGACATGCTCGTCGAGTACTGGCGGGCCGCCGGGCCCAACTTCTCGGTGGTCTTCGGAGCCCTCGGTGGAGCGATCAGCCGGGCGCCCGCCGGACCGACCGCGTACGCCCACCGCGACGCCCGGTGGTTCGTGGAGATCTGCGCCCAGTGGTACGGGGCCGCCGACAACCCCGCGCACATCCAGCCCGCCCGCCGCGGCTGGCAGTCGCTGCAGGACGTGACGCGAGGGCCCTATTCGAACCTGCTGCCGGACCCCGGCACGGAGTGGGTGCGGGCCGCCTACGGCCCCGAGACCTACGAGCGGCTGGCGCTGCTCAAGCACACCTGGGACCCGCACAACGTGTTCCGGTTCAACGCCAACGTCCCACCCCTGGCCGGCGGCACAGGGGACCCCGAGCGGCCGCCGCGCGGCTGACGCGCCTGGAGAGACCTGATGACCAACGAAACGACCATCGTCGACCTGATAGCCGAACTGCGCGGCGCGGGAGTGCAACTCTGGGAAGAAGCAGGACAGCTGCGCTACCGCGCCCCGAAGGGAGTCCTGACCGGCGAACGGCTCCAGGCTCTGCGCGCCCACAAAGCCGCCGTCGTGGAGCGGCTGCGCGCCGACAGCGGCCCGGCGGCCATCGCTCCGGACGAGGCCGCACGGCACGAACCCTTTCCGCTCACCGACATACAGGCGGCCTATCTGCTGGGCCGCAACGACGTGTTCGGCTTCGGCGGCGTCGCCTGCCACGTCTACCTTGAGGTGAACTACCCCGACCTGGAACCGAAGCGGGTCGAAGCGGCGTGGAACACCCTCGTCAAACGCCATGACATGCTCCGGGCGGTCGTCGAGGCCGACGGCTACCAGCGCGTCCTCCCCACGGTGCCGCGCCTGTCCGTGCCCGCGACCGACCTGCGCGAGGCGGGCGCGGAACAGGTCCGGTCCGCCCTGGAGTCGACGCGTACCGAGCTGGGCCACCGGGTGTACGCGACCGAGCACTGGCCGCTGTTCGAGCTGCGTGTCACGCGTCTGGACGAGCGGGCCGTCCTGCATCTGTCCATGGACTTCCTGATCGCCGACTGGGCGAGCATCTGGCTGCTGCTGGCCGAGTTCGAGGCGCTGCACGCCGATCCGGCACACCAGCTGCCACCCGTCGACCTCCAGTTCCGCGACTATCTGCTGGCCGAGCGGCAGCTGCGTGAGACCAGCGGCTACCAGCGGGACAAGGACTACTGGTGGGCCCGCCTGGACGAGCTTCCGGCGGCCCCCGAGCTGCCGCCGGCCGAGCGCCCGGCGGATGCCGCGAGCACCGCGGAGACACCGCGGTTCCGGCGGCGCTTCCTCAAGCTGGACACCCCGGCGTGGGAACAGCTCAAGCAGCGCGCCCAGCGGCGTGGGCTGACCCCGTCCTCGGTGGTGCTGTCCGCGTACGCCGCGATCGTCGAACGCTGGAGCCGCACCCCGCGCTTCTCGCTGAACCTCACCGTTCTCAACCGCCTGCCCCTGCATCCGCAGGTGAACCGGATGGTCGGCGACTTCACCTCCGTCAATCTCCTCGCCGTCGACTGGAGCGCGGGCCGGTCCTTCACCGAACGCGCCGCGAGCCTCAGCGGACAGCTCTTCGACGACCTCGACCACCGGCTGTGCTCCGGCGTCGAAGTGATGCGCGAACTCGCCCGCCGCCGCGGGCGCGAGGCCGCCTTGATGCCGGTGGTGTTCACCAGCGCGATCGGGCTGGGCGAGCCTGATGCGGGCGAGCGGGCGACCGGGCGGCTGGACGGGTTCGGCATCACCCAGACACCGCAGGTGTTCATCGACTGCCAGGCCATGGACGACGCCGAGGGCCTCCAGGTCAACTGGGACGTGCGGGAAGGGGTCTTCCCGGACCGGGTCGTGGACGACATGTTCGACGCCTTCGAGACGCTGCTGCGCGCGCTCGCCGCGGAGGACGAACGGTGGGATGCGGATGCCGGGGCGGCGGTACCGCTACCGGACTGGCAGGCCGAGGAGCGCCGCCGCGCCAACGACACCGCCGCCCCGCTGCCCGACGGTCTGCTGCACCACGACGTCCTCGCCCGGGCGGCGCTCACCCCGGACCGCCCGGCGGTGATCGGCCCGCGGGGGACGGTGTCGTACGGAGAACTCGCGGGGCGCGCCGCGGCCGTGGCCCAGGCGCTGCGCGAAGGCGGCTGCGCGGCGGGCGACCGGGTCGCGATCGTCATGGACAAGGGCGCTGAGCAGGTGGCCGCGGTGCTCGGCGCCCTGCTCGCCGGGGCCGTCTATCTGCCCGTGGACACCGTCCAGCCGCCGCTGCGCCGCGCCGCGATCCTGGCCGACGCCGGGGTCCGGCACGTGCTGACCCAGTCCTGGGTGCAGGCCGGCGCCGACTGGCCCGACGGCACGCGGGTGACCGCCGTGGACCGGCTCCCGGCGCTGCCCTGGGCCGTCCCGCCCACCGACGGCGACCCGGACGCCCCGGCCTACGTCATCTACACCTCGGGCTCCACCGGGCGGCCCAAGGGCGTGGTGATCAGCCACCGCGCGGCGGGCAACACGGTCGCCGACATCAACCGCCGCTTCGAGGTCACCGCCGAGGACCGCGTCCTGGGGCTGGCCAACCTCGGATTCGACCTGTCGGTGTACGACATCTTCGGCCCGCTGTCGGTGGGCGGCGCCCTCGTCCTCCCCGACGCCGAGCGCCGGGCGGATCCCTCGCACTGGGCCGGGCTGATCGCCGACCACGGCGTCACCCTGTGGAACTCGGTGCCCGCCATGATGCAGATGCTGGCCGCCTACCTGGAGTCCGAGCCCGGCGCCGATGTCTCCACGCTGCGCCTGGCCCTGCTGTCCGGTGACTGGATACCGGTCACCCTGCCCGGCGAGATCACCGATCGCATACCGGGTCTTGAGGTGATCGCGCTCGGCGGCGCCACCGAGGCGTCGATCTGGTCCATCCACCATCCCTGCCGCGCGCTCGAACCGGCCCGACGCAGCGTTCCGTATGGGCGCCCGCTGGCCAACCAGGGCTTCCGGGTGCTGGACGAACAGCTGCGGGACCGTCCGGTGTGGGCGCCCGGAGAGCTGTACATCTCGGGTGACGGCCTGGCCCAGGGGTACTGGGGCGACGCGGAGACGACCGCGTACCGGTTCGTCACCCACCCCGCGACGGACAGCGGCTCTACCGCACCGGTGATGTCGGCCGCTACCTCCCGGGCGGTGAGATCGAGTTCCTGGGCCGGGAGGACACCCAGGTCAAGGTCCGCGGGCACCGGATCGAACTCGGGGAGATCGAGGCGGCGCTCCTGGACCATCCCGCGGTCGCGGCCGCGGGCGTCGTGCTCGACGGCTCGGGGGCCGAGCGCGGTCTCCTCGGCGTCGTCGAGACCGCGCGGTCGGCGGAGCCGGTCGGCGCCCTCGCGCCGGACCTGGCGCCGCTGGTCGGCGCGTCGGCCGATCAGGCCGCCGGACGGCTGGAGCGGGGCGCGGTGGAGACCTACGCCGCGCGCCTGGACGAGGCCGTCCTGTCCTCGATGGCCCACGCGCTGGGCGCACTGGGCCTGTTCGGGGGGCCCGGCGCCGCACACACGGTCGACGAGGTCCTGGCGCGCGGTGGAATCGCCTCCCGCCATCACTGGCTGGTGCGGCGCTGGCTGGCGGTGCTGACAGAAGCGGGCTTCCTTGACGCCGACGGCGCCGGACGGCTGGCCTCCCGATGCCTGGTCGACGACGAGACGGTGGCGCGGCTGTGGGCGGACGCCGGGGCGGCCTGGAGCGAGGAGCTCGGCTCCCCCGCGTTCCTGGCCTACCTGCGGGCCAACGCCGAGCGGCTGCCGGACCTCCTCACCGGAGAGCAGGACCCCGTCGCCCTCCTCTTCCCCGAGGGCCGCTTCGAGGTGGCCCACGCGCTCTACCGCGAGAACGCCATGGCTCGATACCTCAACCGCGCCGTGAGCACGCTCCTGCGCCAGGTGGCCGAGGAGCATCCGGGCGACCGGCCACTGCGCGTGCTGGAGGCGGGCGCGGGAACGGGTGGCACCACCGAGGGCGTCCTGGAGGCGCTCACGGGCGTCGACGCGGACTATCTGTTCACGGATGTCTCACCGTTCTTCCTGCCCGAGGCACGGTCGCGGTTCGGCAGCCATCCGTGGGTCAGGTTCGGGGTCTTCGACGTCGACGCCGACCACCGCGGGCAGGGTCTCGCGCCGAACGCATACGACGTGGTGCTGGCCGCCGGTGTGCTGGAGAACGCCCGCGACATCGAGGCCGCACTGGCCCGGCTCACCGACCTCGTCGCACCCGGCGGCTGGCTGGTGCTCACCGAACCGACCCGGGAGCACCCGTGGATCCTGGCCTCGCAGGCGTTCATGATGACCGAGCCCGGGGATGCCCACCGGGACGGCGGGCCCTCCTACCTCGACCGCGACCAGTGGCTCGGCCTGCTGGCGAAGGCGGGCGCCGAGGAGGTGCTGTGCCTGCCCGGTGACGACCACAGCCTCGCCCCGCACGGCGTGCACCTGTTCGCCGCGCGGATGAAGACCGACCGGACGCCGGTGACGGAGCAGGAGTTGTCGCGGTTCCTGGCCGAGCGGCTGCCCGCGCACATGCTGCCGTCGCACCTCCAGGTCGTCGACGCGCTTCCGCTCACCGGCAACGGCAAGGTGGACCGGCGTACCCTGCGCGGCTGGCGGCCCGCGCCGGTCGCGACCGAACGCGCCGAGACCTCCGACGCTCCCGCCGACGCGCTGGAGGCGAAGCTCGCCGCCCTCTGGTCGGCGGCCCTGGCCATCGGATCGATAGGCCGCTCGCAGAGCTTCTACGACCTGGGCGCGGACTCCCTGATCACGGCGCGGATGGCCGGCCGCCTGCGCGAGGAGTTGCCCGAGGCGGCGCACGTCCCCTTCGACGCGCTGCTGCGGCAGATGCTCAACCAGCCGACGGTCGAGGCACTGGCGCGCTTCCTGCGGGCCCGGCAGCAGTCGGACGAGTCCGGCACCGGTCCCGGTGGTCGCCGCAGCGACGGCAGCAACGCCGTCCTCGTCCCGTTCAGCTCCGGCGGCGACGGTCCGCTACGGGTGATCTTCCATGCCGGACTGGGCACGATGGACTGCTTCCGGCCCCTGGCGAAGGAACTCGTGGCGCAGGAGCTCGGTCCGGTGCTCGGCATCGTCGTGGACGACACCGCGCGGTACTGCGCGCTGGACCCGGCCGAGGTGATCGAGCGGGCGGCCGACGACTATGCGGCGCGCCTGCTGGCCGAGGGGCACACCCGCGTCCAGCTCATCGGCTACTGCCTGGGCGGCCTGTACGCGACCGAGGTGGCCCGGCGGCTGGACGAGCGCGGCGTGCGGGTCGAGGACCTGATCCTGGTGAGCAGCCATCCGGTCGTCTTCGACGTCGAGGACGACCTGATGATCGAGACCCTGTTCATCCCCAACCTGCACATCTCCCTGGCGCAGGCCGGGTTCGGCGACATCGACGGCGACACCCTGGTCCAAGGGTTCATGCAGTGCATCCAGCGCCATGGCGGCCGGGTGCCCGCCGGGGCCCTCGCAGAGGTGGGCGGAAGCCCCGAACTGGACCGGGCCGGGGACTTCTTCCGGCGCCTGGGCGCGCACACCCGCGAGGAGCGGTTCGCCAGGTACGCGCACGCGGCGGCCGAGGCCACCGGCCAGGAGATGCCGGCGGAGATGGCGCTCGGGCTCTTCCGGGTCTTCCGGCAGAGCTTCCTGGCTGCGCGCTTCACCCCGGATCCGTACGTGGGCGACGTCCGCTTCCTGCTGCCGAGCGGGGCGTCCGGCTTCGCGCCCGGCATGGACGACACCACGCTCGGCTTCTGGCGCGAGGTCTGCGTCGGCGACCTCCAGGTGACCGGTATCGAGGGCAACCACTTCAGCTGCATCGAGGAGCCCAACGCCCGCGACGTCGCCGAGCACATCGCCCTGCCACTCAGGACGCCCGCCCCGCCGCGCTGAGCTCGCACCGCCGCGCTGAGCCTGCCCCGGTCCCGCCGCACCCGTCCTGCGGCGGGCCGGGCCCTCATTCCCCAAGGAGTTCGTGTGAAGCACTGTTATCGCCAGGCCCTCATCCAAGGCCCCTTCGACCCCCTCTCCGTCGTCACTCAGCTGACCGCGTCCGGCCTGCTCACGGATTACGTGGTGTACGAGCGCGGGCAGCGCTGGTACGTCGCCGGTGATCCTCTGGGCCACATCCGCGTCGACGCGCGGTGGGTGACCAGCACCTTCGGCGGCTTCGACGCGAGCGAACCGTGGTCGGGCACGCCGTGGGAACGGGTGCGGTCCGCCCTCGCCGCGGCACCGGTCTCCGGCTGGAACGCCTACGGCTGGGTGGCGTTCGAGCTCGCCAGCCGCCCGGAGCACACAGCGGCGGACACGCTCGCGCACCTGATGATTCCTCGTACGGAGGTACAGGTGACGCGGGATGGAGTGCTGATCCGCAGCCTCGACGAGGAAATGCCCCGGTCCGTGGAGAAGGTGCTGGCCGAACCCCACGCCAAACCGACCCGCGAGGCCGTACCCGTCGACGTCCGTGCCGCCGGGGCCGGGACGTACCGCGATGGCGTGGCGCACGCCGTCGCGGAGATCGGCGGGCACCGGCTGCGGAAGGTCATCCTGTCCCGCAGCGTGCCCGTCCCGTTCGCCGTCGACATGCCCGCCACCTACGCACTGGGCCGCGCGCACAACACCCCGGCCCGCTCGTTCCTGCTCGACCTCGGCGGCTGGCAGGCGGCCGGATTCAGCCCGGAGACCGTGGTCGAGGTCGACGCGGCCGGGACGGCGTCGACGCAACCGCTGGCGGGCACCCGGGCGCTCACCGGCGACACGGCCACGGACCAGGCGCTGCGTGCGGAGCTGCTCTCCGACCCCAAGGAGATCTACGAGCACGCGACCTCGGTCAAGCTCGCCTGCGACGAGATGGCGACGGTGGGCGGCGGCTCCGAGGCCGTCCGGGTCAGCGAGTTCCTCAGCATCAAGCCGCGCGGCAGCGTGCAGCATCTGGCCTCGCGCGTCGCCACGACACTGGCCGACGGGCACACGGCGTGGGACGCGCTGGAGGCGGTGTTCCCGCCGGTGACCGCGTCCGGCATTCCCAAGTCCGCGGCGTACCGGCTGATCGAGGAGCTGGAGGAGGAGCCGCGCGGCCTGTACGCGGGCACCGTGCTCATGGCCGGTTCCGACGGCTCGCTGGACGCGGCGCTGGTCCTGCGCGCGGTCTACCAGCGGGACGGGCGGGCCTGGTTGCGCGCGGGCGCGGGCGTGGTGTCGGCCTCCCGTCCCGACCGGGAGTACGAGGAGACCTGCGAAAAGCTCATGAGCGTGGCGCCGTACCTGGTGCCGAAGGAAGGTTGATCCCCATGCTGGACGGATGCGTGGGCTGGCCGGAGGAGTTCGCGGCGCGCTACCGCGAGCGCGGCTACTGGCGGGGCAGGACGCTCGGCTCCCTGCTGCGCGAGCGTGCCGGTGAGACTCCGGACGCCGTCGCGGTCGTGGACGGCGAGCACAGATGGAGCTACCGCGAGCTCGACGTGAGGGCCGACCGGCTGGCCGCGGGGCTGCGGCGTAAGGGGATCGCACCGCGTGACCGGGTGCTGGTGCACCTGCCGAACCTGGCCGAATTCCTGTCGCTCTCCTTCGCGTTGTTCCGGATCGGCGCGGTGCCCGTCTTCGCCCTTCCCGCTCACCGAGAGACCGAGATCGTGCACTTGGCACGGCTGTCGGAGGCCGTGGCATACGTCGTTCCGGACTCTCACCTGGGTTTCGACTACCGGGTGCTGGCCCGTGCGGTGCGTACACAGGTGCCGAGCCTGCGCCACGTGCTCGTGGCCGGAGAGCCTGAGGAGTTCACCGCTCTGACGTCCCTCGCTGCTGATGCTGATGCCGGGGATCGGCCGCTCCCGGAGCCCGATCCGTCGGAGGTGGCGCTACTGCTGCTCTCCGGCGGCACCACCGGTGTCCCCAAACTGATCCCGAGGACGCACGACGACTACGTCTACAACGCCGTCGCGAGTGCGGAGGTGACCGGACTCGACGCCACCACGCGCTACCTGGCGGCACTGCCGGTCGCGCACAACTTCCCGCTGGCCTGTCCCGGTGTGCTCGGCACCCTGCATGCCGGCGGCACCGTCGT
Coding sequences within it:
- a CDS encoding AMP-binding protein, with translation MTNETTIVDLIAELRGAGVQLWEEAGQLRYRAPKGVLTGERLQALRAHKAAVVERLRADSGPAAIAPDEAARHEPFPLTDIQAAYLLGRNDVFGFGGVACHVYLEVNYPDLEPKRVEAAWNTLVKRHDMLRAVVEADGYQRVLPTVPRLSVPATDLREAGAEQVRSALESTRTELGHRVYATEHWPLFELRVTRLDERAVLHLSMDFLIADWASIWLLLAEFEALHADPAHQLPPVDLQFRDYLLAERQLRETSGYQRDKDYWWARLDELPAAPELPPAERPADAASTAETPRFRRRFLKLDTPAWEQLKQRAQRRGLTPSSVVLSAYAAIVERWSRTPRFSLNLTVLNRLPLHPQVNRMVGDFTSVNLLAVDWSAGRSFTERAASLSGQLFDDLDHRLCSGVEVMRELARRRGREAALMPVVFTSAIGLGEPDAGERATGRLDGFGITQTPQVFIDCQAMDDAEGLQVNWDVREGVFPDRVVDDMFDAFETLLRALAAEDERWDADAGAAVPLPDWQAEERRRANDTAAPLPDGLLHHDVLARAALTPDRPAVIGPRGTVSYGELAGRAAAVAQALREGGCAAGDRVAIVMDKGAEQVAAVLGALLAGAVYLPVDTVQPPLRRAAILADAGVRHVLTQSWVQAGADWPDGTRVTAVDRLPALPWAVPPTDGDPDAPAYVIYTSGSTGRPKGVVISHRAAGNTVADINRRFEVTAEDRVLGLANLGFDLSVYDIFGPLSVGGALVLPDAERRADPSHWAGLIADHGVTLWNSVPAMMQMLAAYLESEPGADVSTLRLALLSGDWIPVTLPGEITDRIPGLEVIALGGATEASIWSIHHPCRALEPARRSVPYGRPLANQGFRVLDEQLRDRPVWAPGELYISGDGLAQGYWGDAETTAYRFVTHPATDSGSTAPVMSAATSRAVRSSSWAGRTPRSRSAGTGSNSGRSRRRSWTIPRSRPRASCSTARGPSAVSSASSRPRGRRSRSAPSRRTWRRWSARRPIRPPDGWSGARWRPTPRAWTRPSCPRWPTRWAHWACSGGPAPHTRSTRSWRAVESPPAITGWCGAGWRC
- a CDS encoding methyltransferase; amino-acid sequence: MARYLNRAVSTLLRQVAEEHPGDRPLRVLEAGAGTGGTTEGVLEALTGVDADYLFTDVSPFFLPEARSRFGSHPWVRFGVFDVDADHRGQGLAPNAYDVVLAAGVLENARDIEAALARLTDLVAPGGWLVLTEPTREHPWILASQAFMMTEPGDAHRDGGPSYLDRDQWLGLLAKAGAEEVLCLPGDDHSLAPHGVHLFAARMKTDRTPVTEQELSRFLAERLPAHMLPSHLQVVDALPLTGNGKVDRRTLRGWRPAPVATERAETSDAPADALEAKLAALWSAALAIGSIGRSQSFYDLGADSLITARMAGRLREELPEAAHVPFDALLRQMLNQPTVEALARFLRARQQSDESGTGPGGRRSDGSNAVLVPFSSGGDGPLRVIFHAGLGTMDCFRPLAKELVAQELGPVLGIVVDDTARYCALDPAEVIERAADDYAARLLAEGHTRVQLIGYCLGGLYATEVARRLDERGVRVEDLILVSSHPVVFDVEDDLMIETLFIPNLHISLAQAGFGDIDGDTLVQGFMQCIQRHGGRVPAGALAEVGGSPELDRAGDFFRRLGAHTREERFARYAHAAAEATGQEMPAEMALGLFRVFRQSFLAARFTPDPYVGDVRFLLPSGASGFAPGMDDTTLGFWREVCVGDLQVTGIEGNHFSCIEEPNARDVAEHIALPLRTPAPPR